One part of the Homo sapiens chromosome 19, GRCh38.p14 Primary Assembly genome encodes these proteins:
- the C19orf25 gene encoding UPF0449 protein C19orf25 isoform X1 produces the protein MGSKAKKRVLLPTRPAPPTVEQILEDVRGAPAEDPVFTILAPEDPPVPFRMMEDAEAPGEQLYQQSRAYVAANQRLQQAGNVLRQRCELLQRAGEDLEREVAQMKQAALPAAEAASSG, from the exons ATGGGCTCCAAGGCAAAGAAGCGCGTGCTGCTGCCCACCCGCCCAGCGCCCCCCACGGTGGAGCAGATCCTGGAGGATGTGCGGGGTGCGCCGGCAGAGGATCCAGTGTTCACCATCCTGGCCCCGGAAG ACCCCCCAGTTCCCTTCAGGATGATGGAGGATGCGGAGGCCCCGGGAGAGCAGCTCTACCAGCAAAGCCGGGCCTACGTGGCTGCCAACCAGCGGCTGCAGCAGGCGGGCAACGTGCTGAGGCAGAGGTGTGAGCTCCTGCAGCGAGCCGGCGAGGACCTGGAGCGGGAGGTGGCCCAGATGAAGCAGGCAGCATTACCGGCAGCCGAGGCTGCCTCCTCAGGCTGA